Proteins encoded in a region of the Haloarcula litorea genome:
- a CDS encoding ribbon-helix-helix protein, CopG family codes for MPSDRVTVSLDEESREALESLSEQTDGSRSEVIREAIAFYAANFESARASDSDHLQTYYEMLSTGEHVLLDVDLLHAFLDQVAEPEDRDDEFLETIDRVAEYHAQEYAERFDSLEDVLDWLSVCGFLTVRGADEGSYHVVFPSESLRWFMTRFIRGSVADLDFDVEIEESVSKVLFTETER; via the coding sequence ATGCCGAGTGACCGCGTCACGGTATCACTTGACGAGGAGTCCAGGGAAGCGCTGGAGAGTCTGAGCGAACAGACCGACGGCAGTCGGAGCGAGGTGATCCGGGAGGCGATCGCGTTCTACGCGGCGAACTTCGAGTCGGCACGAGCGAGCGACAGCGATCACCTGCAGACCTACTACGAGATGCTCTCGACGGGCGAACACGTCCTCCTGGACGTCGACCTGTTGCACGCGTTCCTGGACCAGGTCGCGGAGCCGGAGGATCGGGACGACGAGTTCCTCGAGACGATCGACCGGGTCGCGGAGTATCACGCACAGGAGTACGCCGAGCGGTTCGATTCGCTCGAAGACGTCCTGGACTGGCTCTCGGTGTGTGGGTTCCTGACCGTCCGTGGAGCCGACGAGGGCAGCTATCACGTCGTCTTCCCCTCGGAGTCGTTGCGGTGGTTCATGACCCGGTTCATCCGGGGAAGCGTCGCGGACCTGGACTTCGACGTCGAGATCGAGGAGAGCGTCTCGAAGGTCCTCTTTACCGAGACGGAGCGGTGA
- a CDS encoding Nramp family divalent metal transporter, with product MTLVQRLKAVGPGAMVAAAFIGPGTVTTASVTGAEFGYALLWTIAFSIVATIVLQEMSARLGLVSGEGLGEALRERFDNRAVEYVSTFLVVGAIGIGTAAYEAGNILGGAAGLATITGVSSTIWGVVMGLVAGVLLYTGRYKLIERALVGLVAVMALSFVASAALIGPDFGAIALGFVPGVPSGSLYLITGLIGTTIVGYNLFLHASNVQERWGGPEDIGRSRTDTVISIAVGGIITITIMVTAAAAFEPGTQISDVGRMAEQLRPIAGPYAELFFSIGLFAAGFTSATTAPLAGAWATTGALGWDSDLQSTRFRAVWGTILSVGVLSVLLGGSPVEIIVFAQVVNGILLPIVAIFLIYAMNQDALLGEYTNGRVANALGAIVTIVVVWLGVRTLLSVAGVL from the coding sequence ATGACTCTCGTTCAACGACTCAAAGCCGTCGGGCCGGGCGCGATGGTTGCAGCCGCCTTCATCGGCCCCGGGACGGTCACGACCGCGAGCGTAACGGGCGCGGAGTTCGGCTACGCGCTCCTCTGGACGATCGCCTTCTCGATCGTCGCGACGATCGTCCTGCAGGAGATGAGCGCACGACTCGGCCTCGTCTCCGGCGAGGGGCTCGGCGAGGCGCTCCGTGAGCGGTTCGACAACCGAGCGGTCGAGTACGTGAGCACCTTCCTGGTCGTCGGCGCGATCGGGATCGGGACCGCCGCCTACGAGGCCGGGAACATCCTCGGCGGGGCCGCCGGGCTCGCGACCATCACCGGCGTGAGTTCGACGATCTGGGGCGTCGTGATGGGGCTCGTCGCGGGCGTCCTGCTGTACACCGGCCGGTACAAGCTGATCGAGCGGGCACTCGTCGGCCTCGTCGCCGTGATGGCCCTCTCGTTCGTCGCGTCGGCGGCGCTCATCGGGCCGGACTTCGGCGCGATCGCGCTGGGGTTCGTCCCGGGCGTCCCCTCGGGTTCGCTGTATCTCATCACGGGGCTGATCGGGACGACCATCGTCGGATACAATCTGTTCCTGCACGCGAGCAACGTCCAGGAGCGGTGGGGCGGCCCCGAGGACATCGGCCGCTCTCGGACCGACACCGTCATCTCGATCGCCGTCGGTGGGATCATCACGATCACGATCATGGTCACCGCGGCAGCCGCCTTCGAACCCGGGACGCAGATCAGCGACGTCGGTCGGATGGCCGAACAGCTCCGGCCGATCGCGGGGCCCTACGCGGAGCTGTTCTTCAGCATCGGGCTGTTCGCCGCCGGCTTCACGAGCGCGACCACGGCCCCGCTGGCGGGCGCGTGGGCCACGACGGGCGCGCTGGGCTGGGACTCCGACCTGCAGAGCACCCGCTTTCGCGCCGTCTGGGGCACGATCCTGAGCGTCGGCGTCCTCTCCGTGCTCCTGGGGGGTAGCCCCGTCGAGATCATCGTCTTCGCCCAGGTCGTCAACGGCATCCTGCTCCCGATCGTGGCGATCTTCCTGATCTACGCGATGAACCAGGACGCGCTCCTCGGCGAGTACACGAACGGGCGGGTCGCGAACGCACTCGGCGCGATCGTGACGATCGTCGTCGTGTGGCTCGGCGTCCGGACGCTGCTCAGCGTGGCCGGGGTGTTGTAG
- a CDS encoding hydantoinase/oxoprolinase family protein, with protein MAGRRIGVDVGGTFTDVTLALDGDLVTAKVPTTEEQSEGVMAGIEKACEEAGVDPETLTEFAHAMTVSVNALLEEDGAKTALVTTEGFRDVLEIGRQDRPSLYDLDAEKPTPLIPRRRRFEVAERTTPDGVERSVNEDEVRAVAERIRERDVEAVAVSLLHAYAHTDNEERVASVLREELAVPVSASHEVLAEFREYERTSTTAVDAYVRPAIDRYVSRLTERARDRGVPQPRIMQANGGTTDADTVRENAVSTVLSGPAAGVVGASAMAGGEDDDQSGLVTFDMGGTSSDVSLVRDGEAERTTEGVINDRPIKTPMVDIETVGAGGGSIAWVDAGGALRIGPRSAGADPGPACYGNGGTEPTVTDANLVLGYIGASTSLGGEMSLDAEAAYDVLSDLADEAGMDGPLAAARGVYRVANANMTRAIRSVTVERGHDPRKFGLVAFGGAGPMHAIAIADSLDIDRVVIPRASGVLSAYGLLAADEKRDAVRTHQRSLAEVDPEAVDAVYEELTEELLAEVSDRERASVACSADLRYAGQSFELAVDVDRPFDAEAAGERFGRAHESAYGYRTDEPVELVNCRVTATVARTTPSIEYAGGGDPRKETREAAFGDGTHETPVYGRERLPPGEMVDGPAIVEGDESTVVVPPAWDVRVRDDGALIAEVRDE; from the coding sequence ATGGCAGGCCGGAGAATCGGCGTCGACGTCGGCGGGACCTTCACCGACGTGACGTTGGCGCTCGACGGCGACCTCGTGACCGCGAAGGTCCCGACCACCGAGGAACAGAGCGAGGGCGTGATGGCCGGCATCGAGAAGGCCTGCGAGGAGGCGGGCGTCGACCCCGAGACGCTGACCGAGTTCGCCCACGCGATGACGGTCTCGGTCAACGCGCTCCTCGAGGAGGACGGTGCGAAGACCGCACTGGTCACGACCGAGGGGTTCCGGGACGTCCTGGAGATCGGTCGGCAGGACCGGCCGTCGCTGTACGACCTCGACGCCGAGAAGCCGACGCCGCTGATCCCCAGACGCCGCCGGTTCGAGGTCGCCGAGCGGACGACCCCCGACGGGGTCGAGCGGTCCGTCAACGAGGACGAGGTCAGGGCGGTCGCAGAACGAATCCGCGAGCGCGACGTGGAGGCCGTCGCCGTCTCGCTGTTGCACGCCTACGCGCACACCGACAACGAGGAACGGGTCGCGTCGGTGCTGCGGGAGGAGCTCGCGGTCCCGGTCTCGGCCTCCCACGAGGTGCTCGCCGAGTTCCGCGAGTACGAGCGGACGTCGACGACCGCCGTCGACGCGTACGTCCGCCCGGCGATCGACCGGTACGTGAGCCGGCTGACGGAGCGCGCGCGGGACCGCGGCGTCCCACAGCCGCGGATCATGCAGGCCAACGGGGGTACCACCGACGCCGACACGGTCAGAGAGAACGCCGTCTCGACCGTCCTCTCGGGACCCGCCGCGGGCGTCGTCGGCGCGAGCGCGATGGCCGGCGGCGAGGACGACGACCAGTCGGGGCTCGTCACCTTCGACATGGGCGGGACCTCGAGCGACGTGAGCCTCGTCCGCGACGGCGAGGCCGAGCGGACCACCGAGGGCGTCATCAACGACCGGCCGATCAAGACGCCGATGGTCGACATCGAGACCGTCGGCGCGGGCGGCGGGTCGATCGCCTGGGTCGACGCCGGCGGCGCGCTCCGGATCGGACCGCGGTCCGCCGGGGCCGACCCCGGGCCGGCCTGCTACGGCAACGGCGGGACGGAACCGACGGTGACGGACGCGAACCTCGTCCTCGGGTACATCGGCGCGAGTACCAGCCTCGGCGGCGAGATGTCGCTGGACGCGGAGGCCGCGTACGACGTCCTGTCGGACCTCGCCGACGAGGCGGGGATGGACGGGCCCCTGGCGGCGGCCCGCGGCGTCTACCGGGTCGCGAACGCGAACATGACGCGAGCGATCCGCTCGGTGACCGTCGAGCGGGGCCACGACCCCCGGAAGTTCGGGCTCGTCGCGTTCGGCGGTGCCGGGCCGATGCACGCGATCGCCATCGCCGACAGCCTCGACATCGACCGGGTGGTGATCCCGCGAGCCTCCGGCGTCCTCTCGGCGTACGGGCTGCTCGCGGCCGACGAGAAGCGCGACGCGGTCCGGACCCACCAGCGCTCGCTCGCGGAGGTCGACCCCGAGGCGGTCGACGCGGTGTACGAGGAGCTGACGGAGGAACTGCTGGCCGAGGTCAGCGACCGGGAGCGCGCCAGCGTGGCGTGCTCGGCTGACCTCAGGTACGCCGGGCAGAGCTTCGAGCTCGCCGTGGACGTCGACCGGCCCTTCGACGCCGAGGCGGCGGGCGAGCGGTTCGGACGGGCCCACGAGTCCGCCTACGGCTACCGGACTGACGAACCGGTCGAGCTGGTCAACTGTCGCGTGACCGCGACCGTCGCACGGACCACGCCGTCGATCGAGTACGCCGGCGGCGGCGATCCGCGGAAGGAGACCCGCGAGGCGGCCTTCGGCGACGGAACCCACGAGACGCCGGTGTACGGCCGCGAGCGACTCCCTCCCGGCGAAATGGTCGACGGACCCGCCATCGTCGAGGGCGACGAGAGCACCGTCGTCGTGCCGCCCGCCTGGGACGTCCGGGTACGCGACGACGGCGCGCTGATCGCGGAGGTGCGAGACGAATGA
- a CDS encoding hydantoinase B/oxoprolinase family protein, protein MSDEPEPTTEGQNGGSGGVSETGGEIDPVTLEILRNKLESVATEMGHVLIRGAYSPNIKERQDCSTALFDAAGRMVAQAEHIPVHLGAMPDAVDIVLEKDPQPGDVFVVNDPFEGGTHLPDITLVSTIAPDDEVIGFAVSRAHHADVGGSAPGSMPPGAQEIYEEGLRLPAVRLVEEGEQNDAVHELIRSNVRTPDEREADLRAQRAANDRAEERVGELLDEHGPTLLDAFDAVIDYSRERVETELDDLPDGTYRASDVLEGDGVTDHDIPIRATVTIDGPSVDVDFDGTADQVAGNLNAPLSVAKSAVYFVVRAITDPEIPPNHGCYEPVSVSAPEGSVLNPEPPAAVVGGNVETSQRVTDVTLAALARAVPEEVPAGSQGTMNNLIIGDRSGEFTYYETIGGGFGARPEKDGMDGVQVGMTNTLNTPVEAMETEYPLRLERYALRPGSGGDGRYRGGLGLERTVTVETDATVSLLTERRRTAPAGVDGGEDGATGVNLVDGEEVPAKASIDVEAGTTVSILTPGGGGHGDPDERSRAASDADRRDGKVDDS, encoded by the coding sequence ATGAGTGACGAACCCGAACCCACGACCGAGGGACAGAACGGCGGCTCCGGCGGCGTGTCCGAGACGGGCGGGGAGATCGACCCCGTGACGCTGGAGATCCTCCGGAACAAACTGGAGAGCGTCGCCACGGAGATGGGCCACGTCCTCATCCGCGGCGCGTACTCGCCGAACATCAAGGAGCGACAGGACTGCTCGACCGCGCTCTTCGACGCGGCCGGACGGATGGTCGCACAGGCCGAACACATCCCGGTCCACCTCGGGGCGATGCCCGACGCGGTCGACATCGTCCTCGAGAAGGACCCCCAGCCCGGCGACGTGTTCGTCGTCAACGACCCGTTCGAAGGGGGGACCCACCTCCCCGACATCACGCTGGTCTCGACGATCGCACCCGACGACGAGGTGATCGGGTTCGCGGTGTCGCGAGCGCACCACGCCGACGTCGGCGGCAGCGCACCCGGGAGTATGCCGCCGGGAGCCCAGGAGATCTACGAGGAGGGGCTCCGGCTGCCGGCGGTCCGGCTCGTCGAGGAGGGTGAGCAAAACGACGCGGTCCACGAGCTGATCCGCTCGAACGTCAGGACGCCCGACGAGCGCGAGGCCGATCTCAGGGCCCAGCGCGCCGCGAACGACAGGGCGGAGGAACGCGTCGGCGAGTTGCTCGACGAACACGGGCCGACGCTGCTCGACGCGTTCGACGCCGTCATCGACTACTCTCGCGAGCGGGTCGAGACCGAACTCGACGACCTCCCGGACGGGACGTACCGAGCGAGCGACGTCCTCGAAGGTGACGGGGTGACGGACCACGACATCCCGATCCGAGCGACCGTCACGATCGACGGACCGTCCGTCGACGTCGACTTCGACGGGACGGCCGACCAGGTGGCCGGCAACCTGAACGCGCCGCTCTCGGTGGCAAAGAGCGCGGTGTACTTCGTCGTCCGCGCGATCACCGACCCGGAGATCCCGCCGAACCACGGCTGCTACGAGCCGGTCTCGGTGTCGGCCCCGGAGGGATCGGTGCTCAACCCCGAGCCCCCGGCGGCGGTCGTCGGCGGCAACGTCGAGACGAGCCAGCGGGTCACGGACGTCACGCTGGCGGCGCTGGCCCGGGCGGTCCCGGAGGAGGTCCCAGCCGGCAGTCAGGGGACGATGAACAACCTCATCATCGGCGACCGGAGCGGCGAGTTCACCTACTACGAGACGATCGGCGGCGGGTTCGGCGCTCGCCCCGAGAAAGACGGGATGGACGGCGTCCAGGTCGGGATGACCAACACGCTCAACACGCCCGTGGAGGCGATGGAGACCGAGTACCCGCTCCGCCTGGAACGGTACGCGCTCCGGCCCGGCAGCGGCGGCGACGGCCGGTACCGGGGCGGACTAGGTCTCGAACGGACCGTGACCGTCGAGACCGACGCGACCGTGTCGCTGCTGACGGAGCGCCGGCGGACGGCCCCCGCCGGGGTCGACGGCGGCGAGGACGGCGCGACCGGCGTGAACCTCGTCGACGGCGAGGAGGTGCCCGCGAAGGCGTCGATCGACGTCGAGGCGGGCACGACCGTCTCGATACTGACGCCCGGCGGTGGCGGCCACGGCGACCCGGACGAGCGCTCCCGGGCCGCGAGCGACGCCGACCGTCGCGACGGGAAGGTCGACGACTCGTGA